CTCGTTGAACGCGGGGACCACGATCGCCTCGCGTGGGAGCTTCGGGTAGCGCTTCGACGTGCGGGCGAAGGGGAGGCGCATCCAGCACGGAACGATCTCTCGACGCCCGAACGCGTCCCGGAAGCCCACCGCGGGATGGTTGTGTCCCATGACCAAGGTGCGCGCCTCCATGACCTTCTTGTAGGGCCACGCATGGCCGTGGCAGTAGCCCACATCGCCCTCGCGAAACCCGTACGGGGAGCGAAAGCGGACGTTCCGCGGCAAGATGTTCCTCAGGATCCCGTCGTGGTTCCCCTGGGCGATCGTGATGGAGGCGAAACACTCTCCCAGATCTCGGAACAGCACGTACACGTCGCGCCGCTCCCGGGATGCCATCCGAGGCACGAGGTGCTTCACGTCCCCCAGGACTACGAGGCGGGTCGCGCCCGTCCTCGACGCGAGGTCAGCGAGCCGCCGGCCCATGACCTCGGCTCGGCTCGGGATCTGGACGCCCTTCTCGCGGAGCTCCTCCTCGAGTCCGACGTGGAGGTCTGCCACGACGAGCGTGTCGCCCGCGAGGAGCGACGGCGAATCGGGCACGGGCTCGAGGTCCACGCGTCGCGGAAGGGACCGGCGCCCTTAACCCTTCCGCGGTCGCCGCACCAGACGCGGATGTCGGGGCAAAAGTGTTATGTCCGCGCGCCATGAGCGGGCCCCATGGCTTCCGCCGCGCTGTCTCCGATTCCCACGCCCGATCGGACCGCCCATCCGTTCCACACGTACGACATGATCCACGAGATCCCGGACTCCTTCCGAGAGACCCTCCGGAGGATCGCGGACCCTGCGCGGAGCGAGGCG
This genomic stretch from Thermoplasmata archaeon harbors:
- a CDS encoding metallophosphoesterase, with the protein product MDLEPVPDSPSLLAGDTLVVADLHVGLEEELREKGVQIPSRAEVMGRRLADLASRTGATRLVVLGDVKHLVPRMASRERRDVYVLFRDLGECFASITIAQGNHDGILRNILPRNVRFRSPYGFREGDVGYCHGHAWPYKKVMEARTLVMGHNHPAVGFRDAFGRREIVPCWMRLPFARTSKRYPKLPREAIVVPAFNELCGGMPVNDVRARFLGPLFREGLLLVDQASLHLLDGTNLGRLADVRVDLGFWPEDYRQ